Genomic window (Enterobacteriaceae bacterium 4M9):
GGGGGCTGGGCATGGGGGAAATCTACTCCATTGCTGCCTCCCATGGACGTGGTGTGACCAGCCTGCTTGAGCATGTGCTGCTGCCGTGGATGGATGAAGTAGCGCCGGTCGAAGAAGTCGACGAGGATGAAGCCTACTGGAAACAGTTTGCTATCGACAACGGCGAAGCACCTGATCCTGAAGAGGAAGAAGAAGCCTTCAACCCGCAGGACCTGCCTATCAAGATTGCTATTGTGGGTCGCCCGAACGTAGGTAAGTCTACACTTACTAACCGTATTCTGGGTGAAGACCGCGTCGTAGTGTTCGACATGCCAGGCACTACGCGTGACAGCATCTATATCCCGATGGAACGTGACGAACGTGAGTACGTACTTATCGACACCGCCGGGGTGCGTAAGCGCGGTAAGGTGACTGATGTCGTTGAGAAGTTTTCGGTCATCAAAACCCTACAGGCGATTGAAGATGCCAACGTGGTGCTGTTGGTGATTGACGCCCGTGAAGGCATTTCCGATCAGGATTTGTCGCTGTTGGGCTTCATTCTCAACAGCGGTCGTTCGCTGGTGATTGTGGTCAACAAATGGGATGGCCTGACTCAGGAAGTGAAGGAGAAGGTAAAAGAGACGCTCGATTACCGTCTGGGCTTTATCGACTTTGCCCGTGTACACTTCATTTCAGCGTTGCACGGTAGCGGTGTAGGTAACCTGTTTGAATCCATTCTGGAGGCCTACGACAGCTCAACGCGCCGTGTGGGTACGTCCATGCTGACACGCATCATGACGATGGCTGTTGACGACCATCAGCCGCCGCTGGTACGCGGGCGCCGCGTTAAGCTTAAATATGCGCACGCAGGTGGTTACAACCCGCCAATTGTGGTGATTCACGGCAACCAGGTCAAAGATCTGCCGGACTCCTACAAGCGCTATCTGATGAACTATTTCCGTAAGTCGTTAAACGTCATGGGCACGCCTATTCGTATCCAGTTCAAGGAAGGGGAAAACCCGTACGCGAATAAGCGTAATACGCTCACGCCGACCCAGATGCGCAAGCGCAAGCGTCTTATCAAACACATCAAAAAGAGCAAATGATGATTCACTGAATCGTTATCTGTCGAAATACCTGAGCCCGCATTGTGCGGGCTTTTTTATTTCAGCTAACCAGTTCACGTTATTCTAATAGCGCAGGACATGACAACGCATATCTCAGGGCGTAAATATATCGGTCAGTCAGTCTGTTGATAATGACAAAATAATGCCGCACTGCCCTCGATAAACAAGTTCAATGGCATAAACGATCTCTGGAAATAAAAACAACGCTTATTAAAAACACAATAATCATTATCGTTGTCCCGTTTACTGGATGCGGATAACCTTCTTCCCATCAGAGAGTTAACGCCTCTGACTGTCTGATGAAGGTTTATATCATCCATAAATAAAGGAAATGAAAATGAGCGATAAAAATAACACATTGCGCCACGGCCATGTATTTAGCCCGGAATCACGCGCCTATTTTGCATGGCAGGAAGGCAAACTTGATACAGGCGCATTGAATCAGCGTGAAGCCGGTAAATTCTTCCCGGCAACAGCGTCAGGTCTGCGAGATGCTATTGCCGCTGATGATGTGGTTAACAGTACGCCACCTGCAGATGGTCAGATTGCCAGCGCAGGTCAGGCAACGGGTAAATTCCTGGATACCCCAGGGTCTGACTGGAAAAAGCATGATGTAAAAAGCGGTGAAACGCTGACAGTGTCCTGGAACTACAGTGCAGTGCATTTAACCCGCCGCTGGAACTATTTCATGACGCGCCAGAACTGGGATCCGTCACAGCCGCTGAGCCGCGCCCAGTTTGAAGAGCAGCCTTTCCACATGGTGCAGTTAAACGAGCAGCCATTCTGGTCACACAACAATGCCCTGCGCCCACCGCAGCCGACGGTGCATGATATGATCCTGCCTGAAAGAACGGGCTATCACGTGATGCTGGCCGTGTGGGAAGTTGCTGACACCGGTAATGCCTTCTACCAGGTCGTTGACCTTGATTTTAAATAACATTATCCGCTAATAAAAAAACCGCAGCCAGCCGCTGCGGTTTTTTTATTGCAACCTTTAGCAGTCACAAGCCCTGCTTTTTCCCGCAACTCATTCGCCGCCGGTATGTGAAAGTTTATTGCTGAACAAATGAATAACGCCTGTCAGCCAGGTATGGGTGTTCCAGTTTTATGTTTGCATAAGGCTATCGTTGAGCAGCGTGTTTAAACAACAGTACTCTGGCTGCAACCCCGGCGACAGAGCTAGTCTTAACGGCGATCGTTGACGAGCAGCATGTGAGATATTGCGCAAAAGGTGGCGCAAGCAGAAGGGGCGGGCGTGATGTCATGAGAAGTTAACTGAGTTTTATTACACCAGAATAATCGATATTACTCAGCGTCAGGGTAAGGGTTTTTCAGGGCCAAACAACAACTATTTTCCAGGCCATTGCCCACACACGTCGGTAGACGACGATAGCGGGCATTTATTTAATGCCCGTTTTTCTAAACATAATAATGTCGAACATTTTCCTGGCTGACTGTATATCCGTTAAACTAAAAAAACCAGCCATCAGCACTTTCATATAGTCGCTAAAACCAAGTTCAAAACCCAGTAAAGCGCCCAGCGTACCTGCAAACACAGAAACAATAATTTGTCTGCCGAGAGAGGCCCAGCGTGGTGTCTTAAGCCTGTTACGTTTCATCAGTTCCCTGACAATTCCTCCCCACAGAGAAACGAATAAAATACAAAGCCACATAAGATAGCTTTCAGTTGCAATGATAATGTGCATAATTTTTTCCGGTTGTAAGTTTGCTTTAAAGCTATCAAGACTGGCTTGCAAAGGTCTAATATATTAAATGATTAGCCAGATATTGAATTAATTCCCTGGTGTTGAATGTATTATTAGATAGAAATTTTATATGTTATGGCTTTAATTCTCACAGATAAAAGCAGGCGTGTAGGGTGTGCCCATTATCCACTGGTTTTCCAGGCGGGAAATGGTGAAAAACATATCCTGCTGAGGGTTAAGGTTGAAAAAATATTTACGGAAAACGTCTGGCGGTACGCTATCGCTCCCTGCAAGATAAATTTTGCTCTGCATCAGGCGATAAACGTTTTTTTCCTCATGACGATATTGCCCATGAATCCGTCTTTTCAGCGTGTAAGTGTTATCACCGAGCTGTATCTTTCCATCCATGATTACTGTCACTGTTTCATTTGGTCTGAATTCTTGCTTGATGACCGTCATCATAGCGTATTTCTCACTCTCCGAAATATGGATAAAATTTGCCGTGCAGCCAATGTTGAGCTTGTGTAATCCGGTCTGATACAGGTAGCTAAAAAAGGCTAGCGCGATAATGGTCAGTGAAATTGACAAAAGGCAGCTTGTTTTCATTATCGATACCTGAATTCTTTCAATAGAATGTTACGGCAGTTTTCAACTTTTCCCGGACCGTTGCGGTGGCATCGGCTGGCGAATACGTTGCCCGGTTGATTGAATATGACATTGTTGTTGATATGTAGAAACAGTACATACTGTTCATCACAACTGATGCTATATTTTTTTTCTATTAGAACTAATACTTCTGGTGGGATAACAGATTTTTTTTGTGTCGTATCTTCAAGATACCAGGCCTCGCATTTTCCTCTTACAACCTGTTCAGTGACTGGGATGTGGGAAGTAAATATATTGGGTAGCAGGTTATCAATGGCTCTTTTTAGAACAAAAACGGAGGCGGTAAAAAAAAGAATAATGATAACAAACCGAGCGGGTGACCAGGACATAATGTCTTTATGTGGTTTGGGAGGAGGCATCAAAGGTGGTGCTACGCGGTTAACGTTTATCTTCTCCTTGAGATGTTCAATTTTTATATGGCTTTTAATGGTAAAACCAATGCGAGGAATGGTAGTGATAACTTCATCTTGAATGCCGTGATTAGAAATAACTTTTCTTAACTGTGATATATGGTTGTTCAGGCTATTGCCTGATGGCTCAAGATAAAAAGACTCCCAGACTTTATGATAAATTTCATCTCGTAATACCACTTCCCCCTGCTTTTCAATTAACAGAGTTAGCAGGCGGTTTGATGTCGGGGGTAATGTCAGTTTCTGCTCAATATTATCCTGTCCCCAGACGCATCCGTCTTCCGCCCGGTAGAACAGGCGGTCCTCCAGATTATAGGTCATTTAATAGACTCCGAGAAAATATAAAATAAAAGTAATAATGCTATCGGGTTATATATTAAAAGTTCATTAAGATATTTCCAGGTGAAATAATTTTGGATTACTTATAGCGTTTTTGTGCAGCCTGATCTTTGATTTGGATCATGAGCCCGCAGGCGCGCTAATAATGCTTTAACTCTCACTTTATTATGAGGTTAATAATCAATGGCGTTGTATTTTTATTTTTTTAAAAACGAAAACAACCCTGGAATAATCAACGTGTTGCTGTATGATTATGAGTAATAGCCGTTTTTTCAAGCTCAAAATGAACACCATCTTTAAATGTCTTCCAGTCTCCACCCCAAATGATATTTATACCGAGTTCTTGTGCCGATTTTTTCATGCTTTCTGCCAGTACTTCAAAACTTTGCCAGTGGTTCCAGGGGATTTTTCCGTGAATCACGGGCGCGATATCAACAGCATGCCCTGTGAGGTGACGGCTGTTTTGTGTCTTGCTTAAACCTTCGCGTACCAGTTGCTTCTGGCGTTCCACTGAGCGTAACCCTTCTATTACGCAGAAGTCATCGCGTGAAATTTCAAGACAACGGCGAACAATACGAATCAAGTCAGGATGAATATTCGCCAGATTCTTTTCACTGTGTGCACTAAATTTTCTGTTCATTTATTTTATCCACGTATTATTAATGTGTGACGATGTTGTCATTGCGATGACACATCCGTTCAAGATTGGAAAATATATTGTTATTAAGCACGTTACGTTTGATGTCATTCACGTAAATAAAAAGTGCAATTGAACACTGATAAGGCAGTTCAGTCAGGGCCACATTGCCTGGTCTGGATGGTAAAAGCGCCATGTTTCCTTTCATACATGCCTGCTGTAGATAA
Coding sequences:
- the der gene encoding ribosome biogenesis GTPase Der; translation: MVPVVALVGRPNVGKSTLFNRLTRTRDALVADFPGLTRDRKYGRAEVEGREFICIDTGGIEGTEEGVETRMAEQSLLAIEEADVVLFMVDARAGLMPADEAIAKHLRSREKPTFLVANKTDGLDADQAIADFWGLGMGEIYSIAASHGRGVTSLLEHVLLPWMDEVAPVEEVDEDEAYWKQFAIDNGEAPDPEEEEEAFNPQDLPIKIAIVGRPNVGKSTLTNRILGEDRVVVFDMPGTTRDSIYIPMERDEREYVLIDTAGVRKRGKVTDVVEKFSVIKTLQAIEDANVVLLVIDAREGISDQDLSLLGFILNSGRSLVIVVNKWDGLTQEVKEKVKETLDYRLGFIDFARVHFISALHGSGVGNLFESILEAYDSSTRRVGTSMLTRIMTMAVDDHQPPLVRGRRVKLKYAHAGGYNPPIVVIHGNQVKDLPDSYKRYLMNYFRKSLNVMGTPIRIQFKEGENPYANKRNTLTPTQMRKRKRLIKHIKKSK
- a CDS encoding chitin-binding protein, producing MSDKNNTLRHGHVFSPESRAYFAWQEGKLDTGALNQREAGKFFPATASGLRDAIAADDVVNSTPPADGQIASAGQATGKFLDTPGSDWKKHDVKSGETLTVSWNYSAVHLTRRWNYFMTRQNWDPSQPLSRAQFEEQPFHMVQLNEQPFWSHNNALRPPQPTVHDMILPERTGYHVMLAVWEVADTGNAFYQVVDLDFK
- a CDS encoding winged helix-turn-helix domain-containing protein is translated as MTYNLEDRLFYRAEDGCVWGQDNIEQKLTLPPTSNRLLTLLIEKQGEVVLRDEIYHKVWESFYLEPSGNSLNNHISQLRKVISNHGIQDEVITTIPRIGFTIKSHIKIEHLKEKINVNRVAPPLMPPPKPHKDIMSWSPARFVIIILFFTASVFVLKRAIDNLLPNIFTSHIPVTEQVVRGKCEAWYLEDTTQKKSVIPPEVLVLIEKKYSISCDEQYVLFLHINNNVIFNQPGNVFASRCHRNGPGKVENCRNILLKEFRYR
- a CDS encoding M15 family metallopeptidase, encoding MNRKFSAHSEKNLANIHPDLIRIVRRCLEISRDDFCVIEGLRSVERQKQLVREGLSKTQNSRHLTGHAVDIAPVIHGKIPWNHWQSFEVLAESMKKSAQELGINIIWGGDWKTFKDGVHFELEKTAITHNHTATR